The following nucleotide sequence is from Trifolium pratense cultivar HEN17-A07 linkage group LG2, ARS_RC_1.1, whole genome shotgun sequence.
AGTGATAGATTATTTTCTACTATGAAGATTGTAAAaaataggttgagaaacaagatagaaaatgaatttcaaactaattatgtgATTATTTATAACGAGAGAAGAAttactaaaaaatttaatacaaattcagttgtcgatgaattttatgatatagagtAATGTCatgtacaatttagataaacaatatgatgtatttttttattttttattgagtatatttaaataccattataattattatttagttattccGACCCCCGTTTTATAGATTCCTGGATCTGAAAAAAACCTTAGTTTAAAAAATAAGctttttcttattataaaaaacaagggggggggggggggggggggggtaatATAGTAATAACAATTTAATGGTACAAATCCTTGGTAGGTCTCCGGAAGGTAAATTAGAGAGTCTATATAAAGGACACGTTCTATACCTAAAATTGGAACAACAATCTCTGAAATATTGTGAACCAAAGGTGTAATTAATTCAATAATATCAATACTATTATGGATAAAttaaacacatcttcaaacacATCATCAACTAGCTGGTTATCTAATATggtaagaattttttttcaatatattgcTCTAATTACATATATAGTACTAATTATATGCATAATTGAActgaatttatttatgttttcattttaaaattttgttcaGCTCTTTGAAGAAATTGACATAGAGGGTTGTGGTGATTTGTTTCAACAATGTGAACAAAATTTGTTTGGTGTTGAAGAATTTCTTACACATGACATAGCAAGTGTTCTTCAACAAGATGAAATTTTACTAGAACAATCTGAAAGCTATTCTATGGAAAGACCAAACAAAAAGTTGAAACCAAACACTATTTTGCAAGATGTTTCCCCtgtttcttctccttcttcaaCAACTTCTCAGATTCTGTCTTTTGACTGTACCTTAAACACTACAAAACAGAACGAGGTTGTTCCATTGTCATCACAAAAACATGTTCAATTACCTCAAAATCGAGGGAGTAAGAGGTCTGTGGCACATAATCAGGACCACATCATAGctgagagaaagagaagagagaaactTAGCCAATGCTTAATTGCTCTAGCTGCTCTTGTTCCTGGTTTGAAGAAGGTATAGTACTCTAATTTCTCATTCATGAACTAACTCATCAAGATTTTTTTCACAAACTCAAAGATTTTATGATggtgatttttatttaattttttggtccagggtgatttttttattttt
It contains:
- the LOC123910022 gene encoding transcription factor bHLH18-like; the encoded protein is MDKLNTSSNTSSTSWLSNMLFEEIDIEGCGDLFQQCEQNLFGVEEFLTHDIASVLQQDEILLEQSESYSMERPNKKLKPNTILQDVSPVSSPSSTTSQILSFDCTLNTTKQNEVVPLSSQKHVQLPQNRGSKRSVAHNQDHIIAERKRREKLSQCLIALAALVPGLKKMDKASVLGDAVKYVKELQERLKVLEEKNKNSNSTSPVECVVTMNNGPQLSYDSSSNDESEAEAGSGNNEVLEPHVDARILDKDVLIRIHCKKQKGLLLKVLFEIQKLNLFVVNSSVLPFGDSILDITIVAQMGTGYKLTRNGLIKSLRVAALRYMS